In the genome of Nocardioides marmoribigeumensis, one region contains:
- a CDS encoding 4a-hydroxytetrahydrobiopterin dehydratase, protein MSPDRKQTLTGSQVEAEGLTGWTFALDELSTRISCPDFAAALRLVVAIGEAAESADHHPDLDLRWGRVDVRMSSHDVGGVTSRDVDLARTISRLVQEQGAEQASDTVSRLELALDTPSAAEIRPFWAAIQGLEDAGDGEWADLKDPFDRTPTLWFQESGDEEPRQRWHPDIWVDPAQARARIDAALAAGGTLVSDEHAPSFWVLADAQGNKACICTWQERG, encoded by the coding sequence ATGAGCCCAGACCGCAAGCAGACGCTGACCGGGTCCCAGGTCGAGGCCGAGGGACTGACCGGGTGGACCTTCGCCCTCGACGAGCTGTCCACCCGCATCTCGTGCCCCGACTTCGCCGCCGCCCTGCGCCTGGTCGTCGCCATCGGCGAGGCCGCCGAGAGCGCCGACCACCACCCCGATCTCGACCTGCGCTGGGGGCGGGTCGACGTGCGCATGTCGAGCCACGACGTCGGCGGGGTCACCAGCCGAGACGTCGACCTCGCCCGCACGATCAGCCGCCTCGTGCAGGAGCAGGGGGCCGAGCAGGCCAGCGACACCGTCTCGCGCCTCGAGCTGGCGCTCGACACCCCGTCCGCCGCGGAGATCCGGCCCTTCTGGGCGGCGATCCAGGGCCTGGAGGACGCCGGCGACGGCGAGTGGGCCGACCTGAAGGACCCCTTCGACCGCACGCCCACGCTGTGGTTCCAGGAGTCCGGCGACGAGGAGCCCCGGCAGCGCTGGCACCCCGACATCTGGGTCGACCCCGCCCAGGCCCGCGCGCGCATCGACGCCGCGCTGGCCGCCGGCGGGACCCTCGTGAGCGACGAGCACGCCCCGTCGTTCTGGGTGCTCGCCGACGCCCAGGGCAACAAGGCGTGCATCTGCACGTGGCAGGAGCGCGGCTGA
- a CDS encoding adenylate/guanylate cyclase domain-containing protein produces MSDTDQAAQERAEETVPASEVRAERADRVSATRSLRRGRRLWRVANLGVISVLMVSNTVGAIIALVLPMFVIPLPPYRPGHERSTLFFVVTVAIYVGAALPLGIWLGRRAQRAARQWLLSGRPATLREQRIVLRTPSRLFLVQMFFWLPAALLFGALSLGRGFMGAFWVTATVALAGATTAASTYLLAERILRPIAAKALSRGAQGDFRVSGVRRRAILAWVLGTGVPVGGLLAVGIVSLSTGDGSRQQVLVAVIVLCGIGVVVGFATVSAVARATAGPILGVSRALRRVQDGDLDVSVPVYDATEIGRLQVGFNAMVVGLRERERIRDAFGTYVDPAIAELILREGTDLDGEELEVTVMFIDIRGFTTYASETEAHEVVTRVNQLFSTVVPIVHEHEGHVDKFVGDGLLAVFGAPRRNERHADAALAAARAIAEAVPQVDPDLGIGIGLNSGPVVAGNVGGGGRLEFTVIGHTVNIAARVESATRETGDTVLLSEATRDQLADPPDLTAREGIHLKGRDGEVTLYAPA; encoded by the coding sequence GTGAGCGACACCGACCAGGCGGCCCAGGAGCGGGCCGAGGAGACCGTCCCCGCCTCGGAGGTCCGGGCCGAGCGCGCGGACCGCGTCTCGGCGACGCGCTCCCTCCGCCGGGGCCGCCGACTGTGGCGGGTGGCCAACCTCGGCGTCATCAGCGTGCTCATGGTGTCCAACACCGTCGGCGCGATCATCGCGCTGGTGCTGCCGATGTTCGTCATCCCGCTGCCGCCCTACCGGCCCGGCCACGAGCGCTCGACGCTGTTCTTCGTCGTCACCGTCGCGATCTACGTCGGCGCCGCGCTGCCGCTGGGCATCTGGCTCGGCCGCCGCGCCCAGCGCGCCGCGCGGCAGTGGCTGCTGTCCGGCCGACCGGCCACGCTGCGCGAGCAGCGCATCGTGCTGCGCACCCCGAGCCGGCTGTTCCTGGTGCAGATGTTCTTCTGGCTGCCCGCCGCCCTCCTCTTCGGCGCGCTGAGCCTCGGCCGCGGCTTCATGGGCGCCTTCTGGGTCACGGCCACTGTCGCCCTCGCGGGCGCGACGACCGCCGCGTCGACCTACCTCCTCGCCGAGCGGATCCTCCGCCCGATCGCCGCCAAGGCGCTGTCCCGGGGCGCCCAGGGCGACTTCCGTGTCAGCGGCGTGCGGCGGCGCGCGATCCTGGCGTGGGTTCTCGGCACGGGTGTGCCCGTCGGGGGCCTGCTCGCGGTCGGCATCGTCTCCCTGAGCACGGGCGACGGCTCCCGGCAGCAGGTGCTCGTCGCCGTGATCGTGCTCTGCGGCATCGGCGTGGTCGTCGGCTTCGCGACCGTGAGCGCGGTGGCGCGGGCCACCGCGGGCCCGATCCTCGGGGTGTCCCGCGCGCTGCGCCGCGTGCAGGACGGCGACCTCGACGTGTCGGTGCCCGTCTACGACGCGACCGAGATCGGGCGACTCCAGGTCGGCTTCAACGCGATGGTCGTCGGGCTGCGCGAGCGGGAGCGCATCCGCGACGCGTTCGGCACCTATGTCGACCCGGCGATCGCCGAGCTGATCCTGCGGGAGGGCACCGACCTCGACGGCGAGGAGCTCGAGGTGACGGTGATGTTCATCGACATCCGCGGCTTCACCACCTACGCCTCCGAGACCGAGGCCCACGAGGTGGTCACGCGGGTCAACCAGCTGTTCTCCACCGTGGTGCCGATCGTCCACGAGCACGAGGGGCACGTGGACAAGTTCGTCGGCGACGGCCTGCTGGCCGTCTTCGGCGCCCCGCGGCGCAACGAGCGCCACGCCGACGCCGCGCTGGCGGCCGCGCGGGCCATCGCCGAGGCCGTCCCCCAGGTCGACCCCGACCTCGGCATCGGCATCGGCCTCAACTCCGGGCCGGTCGTCGCCGGCAACGTAGGCGGCGGCGGTCGGCTGGAGTTCACCGTCATCGGCCACACCGTCAACATCGCCGCCCGGGTGGAGTCCGCGACCCGCGAGACCGGTGACACCGTGCTGCTCTCGGAGGCGACCCGCGACCAGCTGGCCGACCCTCCGGACCTCACCGCGCGCGAGGGCATCCACCTCAAGGGCCGCGACGGCGAGGTCACGCTCTACGCACCCGCCTAG
- a CDS encoding transglycosylase family protein codes for MRSRMPAVRRASRRTPLTVLSLLSSALMSLVLVTGAGLVVAGAAQADTRPSPGPTMHSTQRTPRPQARPRHYRAWQRIAHCESTGRWHVDTGNGYYGGLQISAGTWRAYGGRRYARLPHRATKVKQMRVAERILRGQGWGAWPHCSRVAGMR; via the coding sequence ATGCGCTCACGCATGCCTGCCGTCCGACGGGCGTCCCGTCGTACCCCCCTGACCGTCCTGTCCCTGCTCTCCTCGGCCCTGATGTCGCTGGTGCTGGTCACCGGCGCCGGCCTCGTCGTCGCCGGCGCCGCCCAGGCCGACACGCGGCCCTCGCCCGGCCCCACGATGCACTCGACCCAGCGGACGCCCCGTCCGCAGGCGCGGCCCCGGCACTACCGCGCCTGGCAGCGGATCGCCCACTGCGAGAGCACCGGCCGGTGGCACGTCGACACCGGCAACGGCTACTACGGCGGCCTGCAGATCAGCGCCGGCACGTGGCGGGCGTACGGCGGCCGGCGCTACGCCCGGCTCCCGCACCGCGCCACGAAGGTGAAGCAGATGCGGGTCGCCGAGCGCATCCTGCGCGGGCAGGGCTGGGGCGCCTGGCCCCACTGCTCGCGCGTCGCCGGCATGCGCTGA
- a CDS encoding BTAD domain-containing putative transcriptional regulator, protein MGEQEVSGATRYRAFGGLVVQTAAGEQELRRRRERDVLAVLLAVRAPVSADRLLGEVWDSGAALGSLQAVVSRLRDTVEPRRTARGENRCLVSTSAGYAIRADVADVDTWLFEDAAGRCLASTDPAGALTLFEQGEALWTGEPYADCSPEAVVAARARLVELRAAATERAAQALLDLGRPEQVGLVLARLVEEHPFRERLFALLALAHYRCGRQSEALETLRDLRSRLADELGVDPTPEVRRLETDLLRQDPALDGPVAAPRSPAPAPDRPAAPGDALVGRQEPLARVTTLLDRLPVGRQVATVLGEPGIGKTRLVEEVLRGAAGRGLTTVVGQCHQGDVAPALWPWTQVVRALSPDAGADPLLHPLLADGVPVDTGSGSLRLFDAVAGLLEAAARDAGGLVVVLEDLHWADSTSLQLLAHLVERPSSAPVLLLVTRRTTEEDGAEQLLTTLAALARAGAERVRLDGLGRDDVGLLLGRFLGREPSTVPAGLVDVVDEATAGNAFFVHEYARLLQTLDDVDAVDTLPVPEGVRDVIGQRVTRLPAETRELLRAAAVLGRDIVPQDAAALAGQPLDEALDHLDLALATGLLDEHGDGYRFAHALTREALYADLSAARRLRWHARAADVLAERLGDVPDAAADIAHHASLAVPLGPDRARTAFTWLGRAARVALARQAPVEARDLWLQARRVAEELGLEDERLHAMLGVARSAVRMGTFTEAPGLVEELAREASRLGHWDLVAAAAATFHQAGAWTWRTHGSKNEELIDLFTAALDHVDAADEATLCATLTIEHQFGWDTAASDAYAARAIAAARTAQDRDLLCSALLVRQIASAGRPDLGGRSWLGEELLAAGPSAEIEVAGLFHLGFAQHEEGRVREAEETMEEARRKAATLTHSGLDVPLAWWRAAVAASHEDPDARRIADEALALHLGQGFYYGTELQTLHAVLHRPPGTPLASDVLAGARSGLHAERALVAWSLVESGELDAAAEVVGEMPPAYAVDYSIEASWCLRLLVAAALDRRDDVAELLRRIDRYTTPLAVYGSVLHLGALDHFRAVAHRALGDPERALVLARSAVEINRRCEIRPWLRRSEALVAELEQATPK, encoded by the coding sequence GTGGGAGAGCAGGAGGTCTCGGGGGCGACGCGCTACCGCGCGTTCGGCGGGCTGGTGGTGCAGACCGCCGCGGGCGAGCAGGAGCTGCGCCGGCGCCGCGAGCGCGACGTCCTGGCGGTGCTGCTCGCCGTCCGTGCTCCGGTGTCGGCCGACCGGCTGCTCGGCGAGGTGTGGGACTCCGGCGCGGCGCTCGGCTCCCTCCAGGCGGTGGTCTCACGCCTGCGCGACACGGTCGAGCCGCGACGGACCGCGCGCGGGGAGAACCGCTGCCTGGTGAGCACGTCGGCGGGCTACGCGATCCGCGCCGACGTCGCGGACGTCGACACCTGGCTGTTCGAGGACGCCGCCGGACGGTGCCTCGCCTCGACCGACCCGGCCGGGGCGCTGACGCTCTTCGAGCAGGGCGAGGCGCTGTGGACCGGCGAGCCCTACGCCGACTGCTCGCCCGAGGCCGTGGTGGCGGCCCGGGCCCGGCTGGTCGAGCTGCGCGCCGCGGCCACCGAGCGCGCGGCCCAGGCCCTGCTCGACCTCGGCCGCCCCGAGCAGGTCGGGCTGGTCCTGGCGCGCCTGGTCGAGGAGCACCCGTTCCGCGAGCGCCTGTTCGCGCTGCTGGCGCTGGCGCACTACCGCTGCGGCCGCCAGTCCGAGGCGTTGGAGACCCTCCGCGACCTGCGCTCGCGCCTGGCCGACGAGCTGGGAGTCGACCCGACGCCGGAGGTACGCCGGCTGGAGACCGACCTGCTGCGGCAGGACCCGGCGCTGGACGGTCCCGTCGCGGCCCCGCGGTCGCCCGCGCCCGCCCCGGACCGTCCGGCGGCGCCCGGCGACGCGCTGGTCGGCCGGCAGGAGCCCCTGGCCCGCGTGACCACCCTGCTCGACCGGCTGCCGGTGGGGCGGCAGGTCGCCACCGTGCTGGGCGAGCCCGGCATCGGCAAGACCCGGCTCGTCGAGGAGGTCCTGCGCGGGGCGGCCGGTCGCGGTCTCACCACCGTGGTCGGCCAGTGCCACCAGGGCGACGTCGCGCCGGCGCTGTGGCCGTGGACGCAGGTCGTGCGTGCCCTCTCGCCCGACGCGGGGGCCGACCCGCTCCTGCACCCCCTCCTGGCCGACGGCGTGCCGGTCGACACCGGCTCGGGCTCGCTGCGCCTGTTCGACGCGGTCGCCGGCCTGCTCGAGGCCGCTGCCCGTGACGCGGGTGGGCTCGTGGTCGTGCTCGAGGACCTGCACTGGGCCGACAGCACCTCCCTCCAGCTGCTCGCCCACCTCGTGGAGCGCCCCTCCTCCGCCCCGGTCCTGCTGCTCGTGACCCGGCGGACCACCGAGGAGGACGGCGCCGAGCAGCTGCTCACCACCCTGGCCGCCCTCGCCCGTGCCGGGGCGGAGCGGGTCCGGCTCGACGGCCTGGGCCGGGACGACGTGGGGCTGCTGCTCGGCCGATTCCTCGGCCGCGAGCCCTCCACCGTCCCCGCCGGCCTGGTCGACGTGGTCGACGAGGCCACCGCGGGCAACGCGTTCTTCGTGCACGAGTACGCCCGGCTGCTGCAGACACTGGACGACGTGGACGCGGTCGACACGCTCCCGGTGCCGGAGGGGGTGCGCGACGTCATCGGCCAGCGCGTCACCCGGCTCCCGGCCGAGACCCGCGAGCTGCTGCGGGCCGCCGCCGTGCTGGGCCGCGACATCGTCCCCCAGGACGCAGCGGCGCTGGCCGGCCAGCCGCTCGACGAGGCGCTGGACCACCTCGACCTCGCCCTCGCGACCGGGCTGCTCGACGAGCACGGCGACGGCTACCGCTTCGCCCACGCCCTGACCCGTGAGGCGCTCTACGCCGACCTCTCCGCCGCCCGCCGGCTCCGCTGGCACGCACGCGCCGCCGACGTGCTCGCCGAGCGGCTCGGCGACGTGCCCGACGCCGCCGCGGACATCGCGCACCACGCCTCGCTCGCCGTGCCCCTGGGTCCCGACCGGGCGCGTACGGCGTTCACCTGGCTCGGGCGGGCCGCGCGGGTCGCGCTCGCGCGGCAGGCCCCGGTCGAGGCGCGCGACCTCTGGCTGCAGGCCCGGCGGGTGGCCGAGGAGCTCGGCCTCGAGGACGAGCGCCTGCACGCCATGCTCGGCGTCGCCCGCAGCGCCGTCCGCATGGGCACCTTCACCGAGGCGCCGGGGCTGGTGGAGGAGCTCGCCCGCGAGGCCAGCCGGCTGGGCCACTGGGACCTGGTCGCCGCCGCGGCCGCGACGTTCCACCAGGCGGGGGCCTGGACGTGGCGCACCCACGGCAGCAAGAACGAGGAGCTGATCGACCTCTTCACCGCCGCGCTCGACCACGTCGACGCCGCCGACGAGGCGACGCTCTGCGCGACGCTGACCATCGAGCACCAGTTCGGCTGGGACACCGCCGCCAGCGACGCCTACGCGGCGCGCGCGATCGCGGCCGCACGGACGGCCCAGGACCGCGACCTGCTCTGCTCGGCGCTGCTGGTGCGCCAGATCGCCAGCGCCGGCCGCCCCGACCTCGGGGGGCGGTCCTGGCTCGGCGAGGAGCTCCTCGCCGCCGGGCCCAGCGCGGAGATCGAGGTCGCCGGACTGTTCCACCTCGGCTTCGCCCAGCACGAGGAGGGCCGCGTCCGCGAGGCCGAGGAGACGATGGAGGAGGCGCGGCGCAAGGCCGCGACGCTGACCCACAGCGGCCTCGACGTCCCGCTCGCGTGGTGGCGCGCGGCGGTGGCCGCCAGCCACGAGGACCCCGACGCGCGACGGATCGCCGACGAGGCGCTGGCCCTCCACCTGGGCCAGGGCTTCTACTACGGCACCGAGCTGCAGACCCTGCACGCCGTCCTGCACCGGCCCCCCGGCACTCCCCTCGCGTCCGACGTCCTCGCCGGCGCCCGCAGCGGGCTCCACGCGGAGCGGGCGCTGGTGGCCTGGTCGCTGGTCGAGTCCGGTGAGCTCGACGCGGCCGCCGAGGTGGTCGGGGAGATGCCGCCGGCGTACGCCGTGGACTACTCCATCGAGGCGTCGTGGTGCTTGCGACTGCTGGTCGCCGCGGCGCTCGACCGCCGCGACGACGTCGCCGAGCTGCTGCGGCGCATCGACCGCTACACCACCCCGCTGGCCGTCTACGGCTCGGTCCTCCACCTCGGCGCGCTCGACCACTTCCGCGCGGTGGCGCACCGCGCCCTCGGCGACCCGGAGCGTGCCCTGGTGCTGGCCAGGTCGGCGGTCGAGATCAACCGGCGCTGCGAGATCCGCCCGTGGCTGCGCCGCAGCGAGGCGCTGGTGGCCGAGCTGGAGCAAGCCACACCCAAGTGA
- a CDS encoding FAD-binding oxidoreductase has translation MTTNPTQHPTAVPGQAAPAGPRGALRSLAERVSGRLLTPADPEWAAAVVPWRVNVAQRPVAVLETHDAHDVVAAVRWAAHHEVPVTTQTTGHGATHVDGVSPADGALVVRCTGLTEIEVDLERRTAWVGAGVRAGQLLAALDGTGVTFLCGSNPSPSVVGMTVTGGLTWFGRAYGVGADSIRTVELVDGLGRLRRIGPDEAERFWAVRGAGGDFGVITRVELALHPAPQVHGGRMVWPVERLAEVLAAFRAVTATAPRELTVWLQVQHFPDVPFLPEEIRGKSFAAVAYTFLGAEVTALMRMAPLAGVAGRLTDTSGPVAIGALGDVAAEPVDPTPAMEYAQLLSTIDDTTADALVEQVGTRGACPITIVQVRHLGGALREGGTSAFGTIEEEYLLQGIGIPAVPAVVPAIEGAFVGLDSAAATVGTGRAPLAFLGETPTARWWSPETRARLVAAKQDLDPLGVIRSNRPVAG, from the coding sequence ATGACCACCAACCCGACCCAGCACCCGACCGCCGTCCCCGGCCAGGCCGCACCGGCCGGCCCCCGCGGCGCGCTGCGCTCGCTCGCCGAGCGGGTCTCCGGCCGGCTGCTCACCCCCGCCGACCCCGAGTGGGCCGCAGCGGTCGTGCCGTGGCGGGTCAACGTCGCCCAGCGCCCGGTCGCCGTGCTCGAGACCCACGACGCCCACGACGTGGTCGCGGCGGTGAGGTGGGCCGCCCATCACGAGGTGCCGGTGACCACGCAGACCACGGGCCACGGCGCGACCCACGTCGACGGGGTCAGCCCGGCCGACGGTGCCCTGGTCGTGCGGTGCACGGGCCTCACCGAGATCGAGGTCGACCTCGAGCGTCGTACGGCGTGGGTGGGCGCGGGCGTGCGCGCCGGACAGCTCCTCGCCGCCCTCGACGGGACCGGCGTGACGTTCCTGTGCGGCTCCAACCCGAGTCCGAGCGTGGTCGGGATGACCGTCACCGGCGGCCTCACCTGGTTCGGCCGTGCGTACGGCGTCGGCGCGGACTCGATCCGCACCGTGGAGCTGGTCGACGGTCTCGGCCGGCTGCGTCGCATCGGACCGGACGAGGCCGAGCGCTTCTGGGCCGTCCGCGGCGCCGGCGGCGACTTCGGCGTGATCACCCGCGTGGAGCTCGCACTGCACCCCGCGCCCCAGGTGCACGGCGGCCGCATGGTCTGGCCGGTCGAGCGGCTCGCCGAGGTGCTCGCGGCCTTCCGCGCCGTCACCGCGACCGCGCCGCGCGAGCTCACGGTGTGGCTGCAGGTGCAGCACTTCCCGGACGTGCCGTTCCTGCCCGAGGAGATCCGCGGGAAGTCGTTCGCCGCGGTGGCCTACACCTTCCTCGGCGCGGAGGTCACCGCCCTGATGCGCATGGCACCGCTGGCCGGCGTGGCGGGCCGGTTGACCGACACGTCCGGCCCCGTGGCGATCGGGGCCCTCGGCGACGTCGCGGCGGAGCCGGTCGACCCGACGCCCGCGATGGAGTACGCCCAGCTGCTGTCGACGATCGACGACACCACGGCCGACGCCCTGGTCGAGCAGGTCGGCACGCGGGGAGCCTGCCCGATCACGATCGTGCAGGTGCGCCACCTCGGCGGTGCGCTGCGCGAGGGCGGGACCTCGGCCTTCGGCACGATCGAGGAGGAGTACCTGCTGCAGGGCATCGGCATCCCCGCCGTCCCCGCGGTCGTCCCGGCGATCGAGGGCGCCTTCGTGGGGCTGGACTCCGCGGCCGCCACGGTCGGCACCGGCCGCGCGCCGCTGGCCTTCCTCGGCGAGACGCCCACCGCGCGCTGGTGGAGCCCGGAGACCCGGGCCCGGCTGGTCGCCGCCAAGCAGGACCTCGACCCCCTCGGCGTCATCCGCTCCAACCGGCCGGTGGCGGGCTGA
- a CDS encoding MOSC domain-containing protein, translated as MSTLPSIAAIHVAKATRLPMRALDQVVAEAGKGLVGDRYHGTRHRHVTVQSLQALAEAEERFGREVPAHLTRRNLTLSHGEVPRTPGARLRISVVLLEVVRVAAPCKLLDDTIGRGAQEALRHRGGSVCRVLEGGTIEVGDPVVEVQALATTSSVTSTT; from the coding sequence GTGAGCACCCTCCCGAGCATCGCCGCGATCCACGTCGCCAAGGCCACGCGCCTGCCGATGCGCGCGCTCGACCAGGTGGTCGCCGAGGCGGGCAAGGGGCTGGTCGGTGACCGCTACCACGGCACGCGGCACCGCCACGTGACCGTGCAGAGCCTCCAGGCGCTGGCCGAGGCCGAGGAGCGCTTCGGCCGCGAGGTGCCCGCCCACCTGACCCGCCGCAACCTGACGCTCAGCCACGGCGAGGTGCCGCGCACGCCCGGCGCACGGCTGCGCATCAGCGTGGTGCTCCTCGAGGTCGTCCGGGTCGCGGCCCCCTGCAAGCTGCTCGACGACACGATCGGGCGTGGCGCCCAGGAGGCGCTGCGCCACCGCGGGGGCTCCGTGTGCCGCGTGCTCGAGGGCGGCACGATCGAGGTGGGCGACCCCGTCGTCGAGGTTCAGGCCCTCGCGACCACGTCCAGCGTCACCTCGACCACCTGA
- a CDS encoding DUF1905 domain-containing protein: protein MVRRKYGEPVGLRLSVTGPVFEWRGPAPYHFVAVPPEQCEEIGDVAAEVTYGWGMVPVRVALGGSEWETALWPREGGYVVPLRDWVREAEGVGPGQVVEVTLDVVARA from the coding sequence GTGGTGCGGCGGAAGTACGGCGAGCCGGTCGGCCTGCGCCTGAGCGTCACCGGCCCGGTGTTCGAGTGGCGAGGGCCGGCGCCCTACCACTTCGTGGCGGTGCCGCCGGAGCAGTGCGAGGAGATCGGCGACGTGGCCGCCGAGGTGACCTACGGCTGGGGGATGGTCCCGGTGCGGGTCGCGCTCGGCGGCAGCGAGTGGGAGACCGCGCTGTGGCCGCGCGAGGGCGGGTACGTCGTCCCGCTGCGCGACTGGGTCCGTGAGGCCGAGGGGGTCGGGCCGGGTCAGGTGGTCGAGGTGACGCTGGACGTGGTCGCGAGGGCCTGA
- a CDS encoding dihydrolipoyl dehydrogenase family protein encodes MTPQHTEEYDVVVVGGGPAGENAADYAIRGSDRTAAIVEAELVGGECSYWACMPSKALLRPLDVLDAARHLQGIRGPLEPDPAGLLARRDTWVSGYDDRGQVEWAEGAGISVVRGRGRLAGERTVEVTAPDGSTRTLRARQAVVLATGSAPVVPPPLRDIGAWGSRDVTGVTEVPARLAVVGGGVVACEAARWMAALGSEVTLLVRGDRVLPRAESFVSDLVVAGLEASGVTVRLSTGTSGASRDDVRDTGVGRIHGGPVTLRLDGSVELEVDEVLVATGRRPVTDVGLESAGLTADDVAGRTHGGALPDWLLSVGDVNGVAPLTHWGKHQARLVGRLLTARAEGRPDPSVPEDVPVPQVVFTDPQVAWVGPTAAQAREAGLSVETRDAAYTSASGAALLRDDATGQARLVVEQGTGRLLGATFVGPDVAELLHSATVAVTGRLDVETLGHAVPSYPTASEVWLRLLEAEPATDEV; translated from the coding sequence ATGACGCCACAGCACACCGAGGAGTACGACGTCGTCGTGGTCGGGGGCGGCCCCGCCGGCGAGAACGCCGCCGACTACGCGATCCGCGGCTCGGACCGCACCGCCGCGATCGTCGAGGCCGAGCTCGTCGGTGGCGAGTGCTCCTACTGGGCGTGCATGCCGAGCAAGGCGCTGCTGCGTCCGCTCGACGTGCTCGACGCCGCCCGCCACCTGCAGGGCATCCGGGGTCCGCTGGAGCCGGACCCGGCCGGGCTGCTGGCGCGGCGCGACACCTGGGTCTCGGGGTACGACGACCGCGGCCAGGTCGAGTGGGCCGAGGGCGCCGGCATCTCGGTCGTGCGGGGCCGGGGCCGGCTGGCCGGCGAGCGCACGGTCGAGGTCACCGCGCCGGACGGGTCGACCCGCACCCTGCGTGCTCGCCAGGCGGTGGTCCTGGCGACCGGCTCCGCGCCCGTGGTGCCGCCGCCGCTGCGCGACATCGGCGCCTGGGGCTCGCGCGACGTCACCGGCGTGACCGAGGTCCCCGCCCGGCTCGCGGTCGTCGGCGGCGGCGTGGTGGCCTGCGAGGCCGCCCGCTGGATGGCTGCGCTCGGGTCGGAGGTGACGCTGCTCGTGCGCGGCGACCGGGTGCTGCCGCGGGCGGAGTCGTTCGTGTCCGACCTCGTGGTCGCCGGTCTCGAGGCCTCCGGCGTGACGGTCCGCCTCTCGACCGGGACCTCCGGCGCCTCGCGGGACGACGTGCGTGACACCGGCGTCGGCAGGATCCACGGCGGCCCGGTCACGCTGAGGCTCGACGGCTCCGTGGAGCTCGAGGTCGACGAGGTGCTGGTCGCCACCGGGCGCCGCCCCGTCACCGACGTCGGGCTCGAGTCCGCCGGCCTCACCGCCGACGACGTCGCCGGTCGCACCCACGGCGGTGCGCTCCCCGACTGGCTGCTCAGCGTCGGGGACGTCAACGGCGTCGCGCCCCTGACCCACTGGGGCAAGCACCAGGCCCGCCTCGTCGGTCGGCTCCTCACCGCCCGCGCCGAGGGCCGCCCCGACCCGTCCGTGCCGGAGGACGTGCCCGTCCCCCAGGTGGTCTTCACCGACCCGCAGGTCGCGTGGGTCGGCCCCACCGCGGCCCAGGCCCGCGAGGCCGGGCTGTCGGTCGAGACCCGCGACGCGGCGTACACCTCGGCCTCGGGTGCCGCGCTCCTGCGCGACGACGCGACCGGGCAGGCCAGGCTCGTGGTCGAGCAGGGCACCGGTCGCCTGCTCGGGGCGACCTTCGTCGGGCCCGACGTCGCCGAGCTGCTGCACTCCGCGACGGTCGCGGTCACCGGGCGCCTGGACGTCGAGACGCTGGGGCACGCCGTGCCCAGCTACCCGACCGCGAGCGAGGTCTGGCTGCGACTGCTGGAGGCCGAGCCGGCGACCGACGAGGTGTGA
- a CDS encoding VOC family protein has protein sequence MSIGFDHHILPSTDRGRSARFLTETLGLPEAREEGPFLAVDLANDVALYVAGWDDTVVPQHYAFLVDEADLDGVLARVDASGADWWAEPDGSGLREVNHDDGGRGFYFRDPDGHLLEVLTVRYGGRPALTR, from the coding sequence ATGAGCATCGGCTTCGACCACCACATCCTGCCCAGCACCGACCGCGGGCGCAGCGCCCGCTTCCTCACCGAGACCCTCGGCCTGCCGGAGGCGCGCGAGGAGGGACCGTTCCTCGCGGTCGACCTCGCCAACGACGTCGCCCTCTACGTCGCCGGGTGGGACGACACGGTCGTGCCGCAGCACTACGCCTTCCTCGTGGACGAGGCCGACCTCGACGGGGTGCTCGCCCGGGTCGACGCCTCCGGGGCGGACTGGTGGGCCGAGCCCGACGGTTCCGGGCTGCGGGAGGTCAACCACGACGACGGGGGTCGTGGGTTCTACTTCCGCGACCCCGACGGGCACCTCCTGGAGGTCCTCACCGTGAGGTACGGCGGCCGCCCGGCGCTCACGCGGTAG